The SAR324 cluster bacterium genomic interval CAATGCAAGACAGCAAAGACCAATTGTAGAAATGATCAAATCAGAGGTGGTAGGAAGTCCAGCACGATCTGCAATACTATCTTTGAAGACGAGCAGGTAGAAGCAGCTACCGGCCCCTAGCAAGGCCAGCAGGATGTCGTACCAAGGAATGGTGTGAGTGCTGTTTTTTCCAAATGGGTGGAGTAGCATAGCGAGCACCAAGCCGAATGCAAGATGTACTTGGCGCACTTCCTGATTATTGAAGACAAGGCTGATTCCAGTCAGGCTGGAAAGCCAAAAGGGAATGCTGCTGGCAACATAAATCTGGAAAAGGGACCAAAGTACGCAGAAGAAAAAGACAGCACGGGCAGAGGTTCCAGAGAGAACACGTACCCGTGCGTCACCAATCGGTTGATCTGAGGTGGGAAGAGAAATAGACATGAAACTCGGGAGGCATCAAGGCAGTCACAGAAGTCACTGCCTGTCAGCTTACATCCAGCCGCGCTCTTTGTAATAGCGCACTGCCCCGGGATGCAGTGGAGCAGAAAGCCCATCGCTGATCATTTGGTCTTCCTTCAGATTTGCAAAAGCAGGATGTAACTTTTTGAAATCAGCAAAGTTGTCAAAGACAGCCTTAACCACGATATACACCACATCGTCAGGAACTTTCGTAGAGGTAATCACAGTTGCACCAACACCAAACGTCGATGTCGCTTGATCATTCCCAGCATACATTCCACCAGGGATGGAAGCGACTCGATAGAAGCTGTTCTCACGTACCAGTTTATCGATCGGAGCGCCTTTGACATCAACCAAATCAACGTCACAAGTAGTGACAGCTTCAGTAATAGCAGCAGCTGGATGGCCAACGGTGTAAATCATCGCATCGATTTTGCCATCACAAAGTGCTTGAGCCATTTCGGAGCCTTTGAGTTCAGCTGCTAGGGCAAAGTCACTCATCTTGATTCCGAAGGCCTCCATGACGACTTCCATCGTCGCACGTTGACCAGAACCGGGATTACCAACATTTACCTTGTAACCCTTCAGGTCTTCAAAACGACGGATCGGCTTATCTCCTCGGGAGAGCAAGGTGAAAGGTTCCGGGTGCACCGAGAAGACTGCACGCAAGTCACTGAACTTGCCTTGATCGGCAAACTTACTCGTACCGTTGTAAGCATGGTACTGCCAATCTGATTGAGCCACACCAAATTCCAGTTCGCCTTCACGAACGGTATTGATGTTGTACACCGAACCACCTGTGGATTCAGCCGAACAGCGGATCCCATGCTTCTTGCGATCCTTATTGACCAAGCGGCAGATTGCACCGCCAGTCGGATAATAGACACCAGTCACGCCACCGGTTCCAATTGAAACAAAGCGCTGCTGCGCTTGTGTGGGCAGAACCCAACTTACAACCAAAGCACCAGCCAGTGCCAAGTGTTTCCAATTCATAAAGCCTCCTGATAGATCGGGGTAGCTGTACCCCAAAAGAACATGATTCAGACTAACCAACTGTCAGTCAAACGACACTATCATGCCACAGTTGGTGGGGAGGTGCAAATTAGGAACAACAAAGAGCGATAATGTGCTGAACGAAATCTAGACAAAGAAGTGTATAGTGGGAAAAATAAGAATTAAGATCCTAAAATTTATTGGGATGGTAGTGCTAAGTACGGGATGTAGTGAGAACGAATCATTTCAATCACAA includes:
- a CDS encoding TAXI family TRAP transporter solute-binding subunit; amino-acid sequence: MNWKHLALAGALVVSWVLPTQAQQRFVSIGTGGVTGVYYPTGGAICRLVNKDRKKHGIRCSAESTGGSVYNINTVREGELEFGVAQSDWQYHAYNGTSKFADQGKFSDLRAVFSVHPEPFTLLSRGDKPIRRFEDLKGYKVNVGNPGSGQRATMEVVMEAFGIKMSDFALAAELKGSEMAQALCDGKIDAMIYTVGHPAAAITEAVTTCDVDLVDVKGAPIDKLVRENSFYRVASIPGGMYAGNDQATSTFGVGATVITSTKVPDDVVYIVVKAVFDNFADFKKLHPAFANLKEDQMISDGLSAPLHPGAVRYYKERGWM